The Lentzea guizhouensis genome contains a region encoding:
- the ruvB gene encoding Holliday junction branch migration DNA helicase RuvB — protein MTEDELSPYAAPAERDLETSLRPSDLSEFVGQHRVREQLELVLHGAMRRGNAPDHVLLSGPPGLGKTSLAMIIAKELNSQIRITSGPALERAGDLAAMLSNLVEGDVLFIDEIHRMARPAEEMLYLAMEDFRVDVVVGKGPGATSIPLDIAPFTLVGATTRSGALTGPLRDRFGFTAHMEFYSAEDLDRIVKRSAKILGVDLHDDGAIEIAGRSRGTPRIANRLLRRVRDFAEVRADGRVTEEVAKQALEVYDVDHLGLDRLDRAVLNALVRSFHGGPVGVSTLAVAVGEEPTTVEEVCEPYLVRAGMLARTPRGRVATPAAWHHLGLEPPAGDQLW, from the coding sequence GTGACCGAGGACGAGCTCAGCCCCTACGCCGCGCCTGCCGAGCGGGATCTCGAGACCAGTCTGCGGCCGAGCGACCTCAGCGAGTTCGTCGGGCAGCACCGGGTGCGCGAGCAGCTGGAGCTGGTGCTGCACGGTGCCATGCGCCGCGGGAACGCGCCGGACCACGTGCTGCTCAGCGGGCCGCCGGGGCTGGGCAAGACGTCCCTCGCCATGATCATCGCCAAGGAGCTCAACAGCCAGATCCGCATCACCAGCGGGCCCGCGCTCGAACGGGCCGGTGACCTCGCGGCGATGCTGTCCAACCTCGTCGAGGGGGACGTGCTGTTCATCGACGAGATCCACCGGATGGCCCGGCCCGCCGAGGAGATGCTGTACCTCGCGATGGAGGACTTCCGGGTCGACGTGGTCGTCGGCAAGGGACCGGGCGCGACCAGCATCCCGCTCGACATCGCGCCGTTCACGCTGGTCGGGGCCACGACCAGGTCGGGTGCGCTGACCGGGCCGCTGCGCGACCGGTTCGGGTTCACCGCGCACATGGAGTTCTACAGCGCCGAGGACCTCGACCGGATCGTCAAGCGCAGCGCGAAGATCCTCGGGGTCGACCTGCACGACGACGGCGCCATCGAGATCGCCGGGCGGTCCCGGGGCACGCCCCGCATCGCGAACAGGCTGCTGCGCCGCGTGCGCGACTTCGCCGAGGTCAGGGCCGACGGCCGGGTCACGGAAGAGGTCGCCAAGCAGGCGCTGGAGGTCTACGACGTCGACCACCTCGGGCTCGACCGGCTCGACCGCGCGGTGCTCAACGCGCTGGTCAGGAGCTTCCACGGGGGACCGGTCGGGGTGTCCACGCTCGCGGTCGCGGTCGGTGAGGAGCCGACCACGGTGGAAGAGGTGTGCGAACCGTATTTGGTGCGGGCTGGCATGCTGGCCCGGACACCGCGCGGACGAGTGGCGACGCCCGCCGCGTGGCACCACCTGGGGCTGGAGCCGCCCGCCGGAGATCAACTGTGGTGA
- the ruvA gene encoding Holliday junction branch migration protein RuvA produces the protein MISSLRGQVQHVGLDHAVVEVGGVGFAIQATPTTLASLRRGEEAHLATTLVVREDSLTLFGFADAEARELFGLLQTVSGIGPRIALATLAVLEPDKLRHALAEGNITVLTQVPGIGKKGAERLIIELRDKVGQLPGAATPAQHSQTRDHVVEALLGLGFAAKAAEQTVDKVLADNPDQSTAAVLRRALSTLGRK, from the coding sequence GTGATCTCGTCACTGCGCGGCCAGGTGCAGCACGTCGGCCTCGACCACGCCGTCGTCGAGGTCGGCGGCGTCGGGTTCGCCATCCAGGCCACCCCGACCACCCTCGCGAGCCTGCGCCGCGGTGAGGAGGCGCACCTCGCGACGACCCTCGTGGTCCGCGAGGACAGCCTCACGCTGTTCGGGTTCGCCGACGCCGAGGCGCGCGAGCTGTTCGGGCTGCTGCAGACGGTCAGCGGCATCGGGCCGCGGATCGCGCTGGCCACGCTCGCGGTGCTGGAGCCCGACAAGCTGCGGCACGCGCTCGCCGAGGGCAACATCACGGTGCTCACGCAGGTGCCGGGCATCGGCAAGAAGGGGGCCGAGCGGCTCATCATCGAGCTCCGCGACAAGGTCGGGCAGCTGCCCGGCGCCGCCACCCCCGCGCAGCACAGCCAGACGCGTGACCACGTCGTCGAGGCGTTGCTCGGGCTCGGGTTCGCGGCCAAGGCGGCTGAGCAGACCGTGGACAAGGTGCTCGCCGACAACCCCGACCAGTCCACCGCCGCGGTCCTGCGCCGGGCGCTGTCCACGCTGGGGCGCAAGTGA
- the secF gene encoding protein translocase subunit SecF, protein MGNVFTRLYVGNGAFDIVGKRVRWYITSAIILLVCIGSMVFNGFNLGIDFLGGTKISLPSVSQSGQVISTTTVEDVFAKALPGKKPNAVQAVGSGDSATIQIKSPALNINEVSALKTALNTDANPRGGQSAISDSAVSASWGGEIRGKALWALFWFFVVVTLFLAFYFEWRMAVAALVAVFHDVVITAGVYSLVGFEVTPATVIGLLTILGFSLYDTVVVFDKVRENTRGLLGLTRRTYSEAANLALNQTLMRSINTSLIALLPVLGLLVVGVGILGVGTLQDLALVQLVGMFIGALSSIFIATPVLVDLKMRDPKYIAQAKRVTARRAKAASAGVAADAEGIESVDEDALAADLRKEEAMAAAASVPHRTAKTADARRGRPTGKRQR, encoded by the coding sequence ATGGGCAACGTGTTCACGCGCCTCTACGTCGGCAACGGCGCTTTCGACATCGTCGGCAAGCGCGTCCGCTGGTACATCACGTCGGCCATCATCCTGCTCGTCTGCATCGGCTCGATGGTGTTCAACGGCTTCAACCTGGGCATCGACTTCCTGGGCGGCACCAAGATCTCGCTGCCGTCCGTGTCGCAGTCCGGCCAGGTGATCTCGACGACCACCGTCGAGGACGTGTTCGCCAAGGCACTGCCCGGCAAGAAGCCCAACGCCGTGCAGGCCGTCGGCTCCGGTGACAGCGCGACGATCCAGATCAAGTCGCCCGCGCTGAACATCAACGAGGTCTCGGCCCTCAAGACGGCCCTGAACACCGACGCCAACCCGCGCGGCGGCCAGTCGGCGATCTCCGACAGCGCCGTCTCCGCGTCCTGGGGCGGTGAGATCCGCGGCAAGGCGCTGTGGGCGCTGTTCTGGTTCTTCGTGGTGGTGACGCTGTTCCTGGCGTTCTACTTCGAATGGCGGATGGCGGTCGCCGCGCTCGTCGCGGTGTTCCACGACGTCGTCATCACCGCGGGCGTGTACTCGCTCGTGGGCTTCGAGGTGACGCCGGCGACGGTCATCGGTCTGCTCACCATCCTCGGCTTCTCCCTGTACGACACGGTCGTCGTGTTCGACAAGGTCAGGGAGAACACCCGAGGCCTGCTGGGCCTGACCCGCCGCACCTACTCGGAGGCGGCGAACCTCGCGCTCAACCAGACCCTGATGCGTTCGATCAACACCTCGCTGATCGCGCTGCTGCCGGTCCTGGGCCTGCTGGTCGTCGGCGTCGGCATCCTGGGCGTCGGCACGCTGCAGGACCTCGCGCTGGTGCAGCTCGTCGGCATGTTCATCGGCGCCCTGTCGTCGATCTTCATCGCCACCCCGGTGCTGGTGGACCTGAAGATGCGCGACCCGAAGTACATCGCGCAGGCCAAGCGCGTGACCGCCCGTCGCGCCAAGGCCGCGTCCGCCGGTGTCGCCGCCGACGCCGAGGGCATCGAGTCGGTCGACGAGGACGCCCTCGCCGCCGACCTGCGCAAGGAGGAGGCGATGGCCGCCGCCGCGTCGGTTCCCCACCGCACCGCCAAGACCGCCGACGCCCGTCGCGGCCGCCCGACCGGAAAGCGCCAGCGTTGA
- the ruvC gene encoding crossover junction endodeoxyribonuclease RuvC, translating to MRVFGVDPGLTRCGFGVVDGGPGRTVRAVAVDVLRTPVDAPLSVRLHELYVGVCEWMDRYEPNVVAIERVFAQHNVRTAMGVAQASGVVALAAAQRELPVEFHTPSEVKAAVTGSGRADKAQVTMMITKLLGLKVAPKPADAADALAIAICHHWRAPMKSRMEEAQAKAAELARVHKARLAEAARRSGS from the coding sequence GTGCGGGTGTTCGGGGTCGACCCCGGTCTGACCAGGTGCGGCTTCGGTGTCGTGGACGGCGGCCCAGGCCGAACCGTGCGAGCCGTGGCCGTCGACGTCCTCCGCACGCCCGTTGACGCTCCTCTGTCCGTGCGCCTCCACGAGCTGTACGTCGGCGTCTGCGAATGGATGGACCGCTACGAGCCGAACGTCGTGGCCATCGAACGCGTCTTCGCCCAGCACAACGTCCGCACCGCGATGGGTGTCGCGCAGGCCTCAGGCGTGGTGGCCCTCGCCGCCGCCCAACGAGAGCTGCCGGTCGAGTTCCACACGCCGTCCGAGGTGAAGGCGGCCGTGACGGGCTCCGGCCGCGCCGACAAGGCCCAGGTGACGATGATGATCACCAAACTGCTGGGCCTGAAGGTCGCCCCGAAGCCGGCCGACGCCGCCGACGCGCTGGCCATCGCGATCTGCCACCACTGGCGCGCGCCGATGAAGTCGCGGATGGAGGAGGCGCAGGCGAAGGCGGCCGAACTGGCGCGCGTGCACAAGGCGCGGCTGGCGGAGGCGGCACGGCGGAGCGGGTCGTGA
- the yajC gene encoding preprotein translocase subunit YajC, translated as MFPLLLVLLAVPLFLSARKQKRAMAEQQKLQNELAPGDKVMTTSGLYGTVADASHDTTIDIEISEGVVTRWLRAAIREKVADVEETVVEKADDDVHEVEPATAQVAEPLDTNAKK; from the coding sequence ATGTTCCCGTTGCTGCTGGTGCTGCTGGCCGTGCCGCTGTTCCTCAGCGCGCGCAAGCAGAAGCGCGCGATGGCCGAGCAGCAGAAGCTGCAGAACGAGCTGGCACCTGGCGACAAGGTGATGACGACGTCGGGTCTGTACGGCACGGTCGCCGACGCCAGCCACGACACCACCATCGACATCGAGATCTCCGAGGGTGTCGTCACGCGGTGGCTGCGCGCCGCGATCCGCGAGAAGGTCGCCGACGTCGAGGAGACCGTGGTCGAGAAGGCGGACGACGACGTGCACGAGGTCGAGCCGGCCACCGCGCAGGTCGCCGAGCCGCTGGACACCAACGCCAAGAAGTAG
- a CDS encoding adenine phosphoribosyltransferase: MKLDRALGLLREVPDFPKPGVVFRDLTPVLADPDALRAVVDALQDKIDDSTQVIAAIESRGFLLGAALGYGWRYGVVPLRKPGKLPVVADRVSYALEYGEASLELPADAIQPGQRVVVVDDVLATGGTAEAACTLVERAGGIVTGVSVVLEIPALGGRSRLAGREVSALLAV, from the coding sequence TTGAAGCTAGATCGTGCACTGGGACTGCTGCGTGAGGTCCCCGACTTCCCCAAGCCGGGGGTCGTCTTCCGGGACCTCACGCCGGTCCTCGCCGACCCGGACGCCCTGCGCGCCGTGGTCGACGCCCTGCAGGACAAGATCGACGACAGCACCCAGGTGATCGCCGCCATCGAGTCGCGCGGCTTCCTCCTGGGTGCCGCGCTCGGGTACGGCTGGCGCTACGGCGTCGTGCCGCTGCGCAAGCCGGGCAAGCTCCCCGTGGTGGCCGACCGCGTGTCGTACGCGCTGGAGTACGGGGAAGCGTCGCTGGAACTGCCCGCGGACGCCATCCAGCCCGGCCAGCGCGTGGTCGTGGTGGACGACGTCCTCGCCACCGGAGGCACCGCGGAGGCCGCCTGCACGCTCGTGGAGCGCGCGGGCGGCATCGTGACGGGTGTGTCGGTGGTCCTGGAGATCCCGGCCCTCGGTGGCCGCTCCAGGCTGGCCGGCCGCGAGGTCAGCGCCCTGCTCGCCGTCTGA
- the secD gene encoding protein translocase subunit SecD, which translates to MAPPAGQIRPAKYLASFAIVVVALYALVFFTGNGSAKPKLGIDLQGGTIVTLTARQEDGAQPSEEALNRARDLIEVRVNVLGVSGAEVVRDGNNLTITVPGADSEGAKGLGQTARLAFRKVVGQPIPAATSVPSETSSAPSSSKRGQHARSERPRPALVNAPQGRRRTWPQPSSTPPSGSTAPSAPSTQPSAPPAPSNVDPKIAKEIQDAKALRQSGDQQTLQQAALLLDCSKPDPLRGNDDLDKPLVTCDETGEFKYILAPVHPAAADTAVKPDDFTTYSRLSGEDISNAAANANPNGTGYVVNLDFKSEGGEKWSKFTAANVQQAVAVVLDGQVMSAPTIQSAISGGSTEISGKFTLKQAQSLADTLKYGALPLSFDASEAQTISPTLGLQSLKAGLIAGGIGLALVFVYCMFYYRLLGILTILSLALSGVIVYGVLVLLGRWIGFTLDLAGIAGFIVAIGITADSFIVFFERLKDEVREGRSFRSAVPRAWVRSRRTILSADAVSFIAAAVLYVIAVGQVKGFAFTLGMSTVLDLVVVFLVTHPLVAMASKSKFLSNPNLSGLGGAAREGASHRASSGKTAVKEA; encoded by the coding sequence GTGGCACCTCCGGCCGGGCAAATTCGCCCCGCGAAGTATCTGGCGAGTTTCGCCATCGTCGTCGTCGCGCTTTACGCCCTGGTGTTCTTCACGGGCAACGGCTCCGCCAAACCGAAGCTCGGCATCGACCTGCAGGGCGGCACGATCGTCACGCTGACCGCGCGTCAGGAAGACGGCGCGCAGCCGAGTGAGGAAGCGCTGAACCGTGCGCGTGACCTCATCGAGGTCCGCGTCAACGTGCTCGGCGTCTCCGGCGCCGAGGTCGTCCGCGACGGCAACAACCTGACGATCACCGTGCCCGGCGCGGACAGCGAGGGCGCGAAGGGCCTGGGCCAGACCGCCCGCCTCGCGTTCCGCAAGGTCGTCGGCCAGCCGATCCCGGCGGCCACCTCGGTGCCGTCCGAGACCTCGTCGGCACCGTCGTCGAGCAAGCGCGGCCAGCACGCCCGCTCCGAGCGACCGCGGCCAGCCCTCGTCAACGCGCCGCAGGGCCGCCGCCGAACCTGGCCGCAGCCGTCCAGCACGCCGCCGTCGGGCAGCACCGCGCCGTCGGCGCCGAGCACCCAGCCGTCCGCGCCGCCGGCTCCGTCCAACGTCGATCCGAAGATCGCCAAGGAGATCCAGGACGCGAAGGCGCTGCGCCAGAGCGGCGACCAGCAGACGCTGCAGCAGGCCGCCCTCCTGCTCGACTGCTCGAAGCCGGACCCGCTGCGCGGCAACGACGACCTGGACAAGCCGCTCGTCACCTGTGACGAGACCGGCGAGTTCAAGTACATCCTCGCCCCGGTGCACCCGGCCGCCGCCGACACCGCGGTCAAGCCGGACGACTTCACCACGTACTCGCGCCTGTCCGGTGAGGACATCAGCAACGCCGCCGCGAACGCGAACCCGAACGGCACCGGCTACGTCGTCAACCTCGACTTCAAGAGCGAGGGCGGCGAGAAGTGGTCGAAGTTCACCGCCGCGAACGTGCAGCAGGCCGTCGCCGTCGTCCTCGACGGCCAGGTCATGTCCGCGCCGACCATCCAGTCGGCGATCTCCGGCGGTTCGACCGAGATCAGCGGCAAGTTCACGCTGAAGCAGGCGCAGTCGCTCGCCGACACCCTGAAGTACGGCGCGCTGCCGCTGTCCTTCGACGCCTCCGAGGCGCAGACGATCTCCCCGACGCTCGGGCTGCAGTCGCTCAAGGCGGGTCTCATCGCCGGCGGCATCGGTCTCGCGCTGGTCTTCGTCTACTGCATGTTCTACTACCGCCTCCTGGGCATCCTGACGATCCTGTCGCTGGCGCTGTCCGGCGTGATCGTCTACGGCGTGCTGGTGCTGCTGGGCCGCTGGATCGGGTTCACCCTCGACCTCGCGGGCATCGCCGGGTTCATCGTCGCGATCGGTATCACCGCGGACTCGTTCATCGTCTTCTTCGAACGTCTGAAGGACGAGGTGCGTGAAGGCCGTTCGTTCCGCTCGGCCGTCCCGCGCGCCTGGGTCCGTTCGCGCCGCACGATCCTCTCGGCCGACGCGGTCAGCTTCATCGCCGCCGCCGTGCTGTACGTGATCGCCGTCGGCCAGGTGAAGGGCTTCGCGTTCACCCTGGGCATGTCCACGGTCCTCGACCTCGTGGTCGTGTTCCTGGTGACGCACCCGCTGGTCGCGATGGCCTCGAAGTCCAAGTTCCTGTCCAACCCCAACCTGTCCGGTCTGGGCGGTGCCGCCCGCGAGGGCGCGTCGCACCGCGCCTCGTCCGGCAAGACCGCCGTGAAGGAGGCCTGA
- a CDS encoding RelA/SpoT family protein codes for MSQDTEPAATAVQPSATRRVRARLARRITAQRAAPVKQVLEPLAAAHYDLHPKADLALLQHAYDVAEEKHRPQRRKSGDPYITHPLAVATILAELGMDTTTLVAALLHDTVEDTDYSLNQLKDDFGEEVARLVDGVTKLDKVKLGAAAEAETIRKMVIAMAKDPRVLVIKLADRLHNMRTMRFLPPEKQARKARETLEVLAPLAHRLGMATVKWELEDLAFAILQPKKYDEIVRLVAKRAPSRDTYLRTVVEELNGQLDTARIVAKVEGRPKHYYSINQKMIVRGREFDDIHDLVGVRILVDEVRDCYAAMGVVHAAWQPMPGRFKDYIAQPRFGVYQSLHTTVIGPDGKPLEVQIRTHEMHQRAEYGIAAHWRYKETKGTHNGKSVEIDEMAWMRQLLDWQREAADPGEFLEGLRWDLAAREIFVFTPKGDVQTLPTGSCPVDFAYAVHTEVGHRCIGARVNGRLVALERKLENGEVVEIFTSKAEGAGPSRDWLSFVASPRAKAKIKQWFAKERKEEAIEQGKEAITKEVRRVGLPIQRLVSVDSMQALAKELHYPDMSALYAAVGEGHTSARHVVQRLVAQLGGVEHAEEELADRATPSTVTRRRPTGDAGVIVKDAGDVWVKLARCCTPVPGDDILGFVTRGGGVSVHRTDCTNADELLKSPERLLDVEWAPSASSVFLVAIQVEALDRHRLLSDVTKVLADERVNILSASVTTSRDRVAVSRFSFEMGDPKHLGHVLKAVRSVEGVYDVYRVTSAS; via the coding sequence TTGAGTCAAGACACCGAACCCGCTGCGACGGCTGTTCAACCGTCGGCTACCCGGCGTGTGCGCGCCCGCCTCGCGCGGCGCATCACCGCCCAACGTGCGGCCCCGGTGAAGCAGGTCCTCGAACCTCTCGCCGCCGCGCACTACGACCTCCATCCCAAGGCCGATCTGGCGCTTCTGCAGCACGCATATGACGTTGCCGAGGAGAAGCACCGCCCGCAGCGCCGCAAGTCCGGCGACCCGTACATCACCCACCCGCTCGCCGTGGCGACGATCCTCGCCGAGCTGGGCATGGACACCACGACGCTGGTGGCCGCGCTGCTGCACGACACCGTGGAGGACACCGACTACTCGCTCAACCAGCTCAAGGACGACTTCGGCGAAGAAGTCGCCAGGCTGGTCGACGGCGTCACGAAGCTCGACAAGGTCAAGCTGGGGGCAGCGGCCGAGGCGGAGACGATCCGCAAGATGGTGATCGCGATGGCGAAGGACCCGCGGGTCCTGGTCATCAAGCTCGCCGACCGGCTGCACAACATGCGCACCATGCGGTTCCTGCCGCCGGAGAAGCAGGCCCGCAAGGCTCGCGAGACGCTCGAGGTCCTCGCGCCGCTCGCCCACCGGCTGGGCATGGCGACCGTGAAGTGGGAGCTGGAGGACCTCGCGTTCGCGATCCTGCAGCCCAAGAAGTACGACGAGATCGTGCGGCTGGTCGCCAAGCGCGCGCCGAGTCGCGACACGTACCTGCGGACCGTCGTCGAGGAGCTGAACGGGCAGCTCGACACGGCCCGGATCGTGGCGAAGGTCGAGGGCCGGCCCAAGCACTACTACTCGATCAACCAGAAGATGATCGTCCGCGGCCGCGAGTTCGACGACATCCACGACCTGGTGGGCGTGCGGATCCTCGTCGACGAGGTGCGCGACTGCTACGCCGCCATGGGTGTCGTGCACGCCGCGTGGCAGCCCATGCCGGGGCGGTTCAAGGACTACATCGCGCAGCCGCGGTTCGGCGTCTACCAGTCGCTGCACACAACCGTCATCGGTCCTGACGGCAAGCCTCTCGAGGTGCAGATCCGCACGCACGAGATGCACCAACGGGCCGAGTACGGCATCGCGGCGCACTGGCGGTACAAGGAGACCAAGGGCACGCACAACGGCAAGTCCGTCGAGATCGACGAGATGGCGTGGATGCGCCAGCTCCTCGACTGGCAGCGGGAGGCCGCGGACCCCGGTGAGTTCCTCGAAGGGCTGCGCTGGGACCTCGCCGCGCGCGAGATCTTCGTGTTCACGCCCAAGGGGGACGTGCAGACGCTGCCGACGGGGTCCTGCCCGGTCGACTTCGCCTACGCCGTCCACACCGAGGTGGGCCACCGCTGCATCGGTGCCCGCGTGAACGGCCGCCTGGTCGCTCTGGAGCGCAAGCTCGAGAACGGCGAGGTCGTCGAGATCTTCACCTCGAAGGCGGAAGGCGCCGGTCCCAGCAGGGACTGGCTGAGCTTCGTCGCCTCGCCGCGCGCCAAGGCGAAGATCAAGCAGTGGTTCGCCAAGGAGCGCAAGGAAGAGGCGATCGAGCAGGGCAAGGAGGCGATCACCAAGGAGGTGCGCCGCGTCGGCCTGCCGATCCAGCGCCTGGTGAGTGTCGACTCCATGCAGGCCCTCGCGAAGGAGCTGCACTACCCGGACATGAGCGCGCTGTACGCCGCGGTGGGCGAGGGGCACACCTCCGCCCGGCACGTCGTGCAACGGCTCGTGGCCCAGCTCGGCGGCGTCGAGCACGCCGAGGAGGAGCTCGCCGACCGCGCCACCCCGTCCACGGTCACCCGCCGCCGTCCCACCGGCGACGCCGGCGTGATCGTCAAGGACGCGGGCGACGTGTGGGTGAAGCTCGCCCGCTGCTGCACCCCGGTGCCCGGCGACGACATCCTCGGCTTCGTCACCCGCGGCGGAGGTGTGTCCGTGCACCGCACCGACTGCACGAACGCCGACGAGCTGCTGAAGTCGCCGGAACGCCTGCTCGACGTCGAGTGGGCCCCGTCGGCCTCCAGCGTGTTCCTGGTGGCCATCCAGGTCGAGGCGCTCGACCGGCACCGGTTGCTGTCCGACGTCACGAAGGTGCTGGCGGACGAGCGGGTGAACATCCTGTCGGCGTCGGTCACCACGTCGCGCGACCGGGTGGCGGTCAGCCGGTTCTCGTTCGAGATGGGCGACCCGAAGCACCTCGGGCACGTCCTCAAGGCCGTGCGCAGCGTGGAAGGCGTCTACGACGTCTACCGCGTCACGTCCGCGTCCTGA
- a CDS encoding helix-turn-helix domain-containing protein, which yields MTALTSTAYSRDLGDELRSLREQSGQTGAAFADRLGWDASKVSPTAPRSSRGWPSAPSTRTRTALAPCSAATSATSDLERER from the coding sequence ATGACTGCGCTTACCTCCACCGCGTACAGCAGGGACCTGGGTGACGAGCTGCGTTCGTTGCGCGAGCAGTCCGGGCAGACCGGCGCGGCGTTCGCGGACCGGCTCGGCTGGGACGCGAGCAAGGTGTCGCCGACAGCGCCGCGTTCTTCACGTGGCTGGCCGAGCGCGCCCTCGACGAGGACGAGGACGGCTCTCGCACCCTGCTCGGCCGCTACCTCAGCCACGTCTGACCTCGAACGCGAACGGTGA
- a CDS encoding S26 family signal peptidase — protein MKWLLLPVVIVAGLWWLRGRYLLVTVRGDSMMPALRPDARVLARLGGRYRTGSVVVFRRETEFVDLMVKRVAARAGEPVPADCLAAVGATGDTVVPPGHLLVRGDNPGSSDSRTFGYVRESAVVGTVRTRT, from the coding sequence GTGAAGTGGTTGCTGCTGCCGGTCGTGATCGTCGCGGGCCTGTGGTGGCTGCGCGGCAGGTACCTGCTGGTGACCGTGCGCGGCGACAGCATGATGCCCGCGTTGCGGCCGGACGCGCGGGTTCTGGCTCGGCTGGGCGGCCGGTACCGCACGGGGTCGGTCGTGGTGTTCCGGCGCGAGACCGAGTTCGTCGACCTGATGGTCAAACGGGTGGCGGCACGCGCGGGCGAGCCGGTGCCGGCCGACTGCCTGGCCGCGGTGGGTGCCACGGGCGACACCGTGGTCCCGCCCGGCCACCTGCTGGTGCGCGGCGACAACCCCGGCAGCAGCGACTCCCGCACGTTCGGCTACGTGCGGGAGTCGGCTGTGGTCGGAACGGTCAGGACGCGGACGTGA